The Candidatus Manganitrophus noduliformans genome includes a window with the following:
- a CDS encoding PIN domain-containing protein: MRRVLYDVNVILDVLLNREPHYGASAGALEAVARGKVEGYIAGHAITTIAYLLQRQLGSSGSLAVLNELLSKMKIAPVTDSSIRRALISKIKDFEDAVSHAAAEEAGMTLIVTRNVRDFSKGTIPAVLPETFHIE, translated from the coding sequence ATGAGGCGCGTCCTCTACGATGTGAATGTCATCCTGGATGTTCTGTTGAATCGCGAGCCGCATTATGGCGCCTCGGCCGGCGCGCTGGAGGCCGTGGCGCGAGGGAAAGTGGAAGGCTACATCGCGGGCCACGCCATTACCACCATTGCTTATTTATTGCAGCGGCAGCTCGGTTCGTCCGGAAGCCTCGCGGTTCTCAATGAGCTTCTCTCAAAAATGAAGATCGCGCCTGTCACCGACTCCTCCATCCGGCGAGCCCTGATCAGCAAGATCAAAGACTTCGAAGACGCAGTCTCCCACGCGGCGGCCGAAGAGGCCGGCATGACGCTGATCGTGACCCGAAACGTGCGCGATTTCTCAAAGGGAACCATTCCGGCCGTGCTGCCGGAGACCTTCCATATCGAGTAG
- a CDS encoding MarR family winged helix-turn-helix transcriptional regulator, with amino-acid sequence MGTHYRGTREEVTALDTFIKLMRAADSLSSRLSPILASTGLTSGQFGALEVLLHLGPLCQSELGRKLLRSGGNITMVVDNLERSGLVRRERGEDRRFITLHLTKEGRQLIQKIFPKHLEALVREMQVLTESEQKALGRLCKKLGKGSDGEIRTGAGGKDATPPAPKEGKNDSNKHRYSTEQRAISDRDPLA; translated from the coding sequence ATGGGAACACACTATCGCGGAACACGGGAAGAAGTCACCGCCCTCGACACCTTTATCAAATTGATGCGGGCGGCCGATTCGCTCAGCTCCCGCTTGAGCCCGATCCTCGCTTCCACCGGGCTGACCTCCGGCCAGTTCGGCGCCCTGGAGGTGCTGCTTCATCTCGGGCCGCTCTGCCAGAGCGAGCTGGGGAGGAAACTCCTCCGGAGCGGCGGCAACATCACCATGGTCGTCGATAATCTGGAGCGAAGTGGGCTCGTCCGGCGGGAGCGGGGAGAAGATCGCCGATTTATCACCCTCCACCTGACCAAGGAGGGACGACAACTGATTCAGAAGATCTTTCCGAAACATCTGGAGGCCCTGGTCCGGGAGATGCAAGTGTTGACCGAAAGCGAACAGAAGGCGCTCGGCCGGCTCTGCAAAAAATTGGGGAAGGGATCGGATGGAGAGATCCGAACGGGAGCAGGAGGCAAGGATGCGACGCCTCCCGCCCCCAAGGAGGGAAAAAATGATTCGAACAAACATCGATATTCGACGGAGCAAAGAGCGATTTCAGACCGAGATCCCCTGGCTTGA
- a CDS encoding S1C family serine protease, which translates to MIETEEIVADEYEKTEDGTVREKDVAGAESSAADPVERSDLELLDAYSRAVINVVDGVGPAVVSVMIGGSARGLKLEMTGAGSGVIFTPDGYILTNSHVVHKASRLEVMMTDGRKFGATLVGEDPSTDLAVIRIDAFGLPYASFGDSRSLRVGQLVIAIGNPLGFQSTVSTGVVSALGRSLRGVSGRLIEEIIQTDVPLNPGNSGGPLVDSRGRVIGVNTAIIRMAQGISFSVPIDTAKWVIPQLLRHGRVRRGLLAIGGQQRPLDRRLTRALHLNQSHAVEVISVEPSGPGARAGLREGDLILSINERIVMSVDDLHRFLAEWPIGNKATLAVLRGIERQRLEVVPAEAP; encoded by the coding sequence ATGATTGAGACAGAAGAAATTGTCGCCGACGAATATGAAAAAACCGAGGATGGAACGGTGAGAGAGAAGGATGTGGCCGGGGCCGAGAGTTCCGCCGCCGACCCGGTGGAGCGCTCCGATCTGGAGCTGCTCGATGCCTATTCGCGGGCGGTGATCAACGTCGTCGACGGGGTCGGACCCGCCGTGGTGAGCGTGATGATCGGCGGATCGGCTCGAGGCCTGAAATTGGAGATGACCGGGGCCGGCTCCGGGGTGATCTTCACGCCGGACGGTTACATTTTGACCAACAGCCATGTGGTCCACAAGGCAAGCCGGTTGGAGGTGATGATGACCGACGGCCGCAAATTCGGGGCGACCCTCGTCGGTGAAGACCCCTCGACCGATCTGGCGGTGATCCGGATCGACGCCTTCGGCCTTCCCTACGCTTCTTTCGGCGACTCCCGTTCGCTGCGGGTCGGCCAGCTCGTCATCGCCATCGGAAACCCGTTGGGATTCCAATCGACCGTTTCGACCGGGGTCGTGAGCGCCCTGGGAAGATCGCTGCGCGGCGTGAGCGGACGTTTGATCGAAGAGATCATCCAGACCGACGTTCCGCTCAATCCGGGCAATTCCGGGGGGCCGCTGGTCGACTCGCGCGGCCGTGTGATCGGGGTCAATACGGCGATCATCCGGATGGCGCAGGGAATCAGTTTTTCTGTTCCGATCGACACCGCGAAGTGGGTCATCCCGCAGCTGCTCCGGCACGGCCGCGTCCGGCGCGGCCTCCTGGCGATCGGCGGCCAGCAACGACCGCTGGACCGACGGCTGACACGGGCCCTCCACTTAAATCAGTCCCATGCCGTGGAGGTGATCTCCGTCGAACCGAGCGGGCCGGGCGCGCGGGCCGGCCTTCGCGAAGGGGATCTGATTCTTTCGATCAACGAGCGGATCGTCATGAGTGTCGATGATCTCCACCGATTTCTGGCGGAGTGGCCGATCGGCAACAAGGCGACCCTGGCGGTTCTGCGCGGGATCGAGCGGCAGCGGCTGGAGGTGGTTCCGGCGGAAGCGCCTTAA
- a CDS encoding pirin family protein yields the protein MIRTNIDIRRSKERFQTEIPWLESRHSFSFGHHYDPKNTHHGLLLVNNDDIVRPGTGFQTHPHQDMEIVTWVLDGELEHKDTLGNAGIIYPGLAQRMSAGRGIWHSEMNPSGDREVHFVQMWVLPDTEAIDPSYEQLDINRELDRGGLVPIASGRGHQAAIRIGQKGAVLWGGRLKPGESVRLPEAPYLHLFVPKGAVTLEGAGRLEKGDAVRLTAAGTPAVTADLASGAEILIWEMNPQSAP from the coding sequence ATGATTCGAACAAACATCGATATTCGACGGAGCAAAGAGCGATTTCAGACCGAGATCCCCTGGCTTGAGTCTCGCCACAGCTTCAGCTTCGGCCATCATTACGATCCGAAGAACACCCACCATGGGCTGCTCTTGGTCAATAACGACGACATCGTCCGGCCCGGCACCGGCTTTCAGACCCATCCGCATCAAGACATGGAGATCGTCACCTGGGTGCTCGACGGCGAGCTGGAGCACAAAGACACCCTCGGGAATGCCGGGATCATCTATCCGGGGCTGGCGCAGCGGATGAGCGCGGGGCGGGGGATCTGGCATTCAGAAATGAACCCGAGCGGCGATCGCGAAGTTCATTTCGTCCAGATGTGGGTTCTTCCCGACACCGAGGCGATCGATCCGTCGTATGAACAGCTCGACATCAATCGCGAGCTCGATCGCGGCGGGCTGGTCCCGATCGCATCGGGTCGGGGACACCAGGCGGCGATCCGGATCGGTCAAAAGGGAGCGGTCCTCTGGGGAGGGAGGCTCAAACCGGGAGAGTCGGTCCGCCTTCCGGAGGCCCCCTATCTTCACCTCTTTGTTCCAAAGGGAGCGGTGACGTTGGAAGGGGCGGGGAGGCTCGAAAAAGGGGATGCGGTCCGGCTGACCGCCGCCGGGACACCCGCCGTCACGGCCGATCTGGCCTCCGGCGCGGAGATCCTCATTTGGGAGATGAATCCGCAAAGCGCGCCGTAA
- a CDS encoding response regulator gives MKKIKVLIVEEYEGIIQVFRRLLRTAPEIEIVWEARSEAEAIMALEMFKPDIILVNFASSGRQATKIWKEFKTQAPESRLLALTIPENPTLVRQAKTLGVTFLAKEEMVRTLVPTIRALIESSMEKCSP, from the coding sequence TTGAAAAAGATCAAAGTGCTCATCGTCGAGGAGTACGAAGGGATCATCCAGGTCTTCCGGCGTCTCCTGAGGACCGCCCCGGAGATCGAAATTGTCTGGGAGGCGAGAAGCGAAGCCGAGGCGATCATGGCCCTGGAGATGTTCAAACCCGACATTATTCTCGTTAATTTTGCCTCTTCAGGGAGACAAGCGACGAAGATCTGGAAAGAATTCAAAACGCAGGCGCCGGAGAGCCGATTGCTGGCGTTGACGATCCCTGAGAATCCCACACTCGTTCGGCAGGCGAAGACGCTCGGCGTGACCTTTCTGGCCAAAGAGGAGATGGTCCGCACCCTGGTGCCGACCATCCGAGCCCTCATCGAGTCCTCCATGGAGAAATGCAGCCCATGA
- a CDS encoding NmrA/HSCARG family protein → MAEGPILVTGATGQQGGIVARYLLQQGERVRALTRHPAKADALKKLGAEVAAGDLTDKASLKPALRGVRRVFLVTTPFEAGLEAEVRQGIEMVDAAQAAGVAHLVFSSVGSANKKTGIPHFDTKRRIEQHLRESGLPATILRPVFFMENFTAPWMLPAIRQRKVVLPLAPDRTLQMIALDDLGAFAAAAFLRPKEFLREEIDLAGDALTMPEALGLLGKEIGAPIRYEQLPIDQAEQQLGQDAAMMYRWFNEVGYNVDIPALEKRWAIPLTKFRELVTTEAYQRRLQPKAA, encoded by the coding sequence ATGGCGGAAGGACCGATTCTTGTCACAGGGGCGACGGGGCAGCAGGGAGGGATTGTGGCGCGGTATCTATTGCAGCAGGGAGAAAGGGTCCGCGCGCTGACTCGGCACCCTGCCAAAGCCGATGCATTGAAGAAGTTGGGGGCCGAGGTGGCGGCCGGCGATCTCACCGACAAGGCATCGCTCAAGCCGGCCTTGCGGGGGGTGCGAAGGGTCTTCCTCGTCACGACCCCTTTTGAGGCGGGACTGGAAGCGGAGGTTCGGCAGGGGATCGAGATGGTGGATGCCGCTCAAGCGGCGGGGGTCGCCCATCTGGTCTTCAGCTCTGTCGGAAGCGCGAATAAAAAAACCGGGATTCCTCATTTCGATACGAAGCGACGGATCGAGCAGCATCTCCGGGAGAGCGGTCTTCCGGCGACGATCCTCCGGCCGGTCTTCTTCATGGAGAACTTCACCGCCCCCTGGATGCTCCCTGCGATTCGACAGAGAAAGGTGGTTCTTCCCCTCGCCCCCGACCGAACGCTCCAGATGATCGCGCTGGACGATCTCGGCGCCTTCGCGGCGGCCGCCTTCCTCCGGCCGAAGGAGTTCCTGAGGGAGGAGATCGATCTGGCGGGCGACGCGCTGACGATGCCCGAAGCGCTTGGACTTTTGGGGAAGGAAATCGGCGCGCCGATTCGGTATGAACAACTTCCGATCGATCAGGCGGAGCAGCAGCTCGGACAAGATGCGGCGATGATGTATCGCTGGTTCAACGAAGTCGGCTACAACGTCGACATCCCGGCGCTGGAGAAGCGCTGGGCGATCCCCCTGACCAAGTTCAGAGAGCTTGTCACGACGGAAGCGTATCAGCGGCGGCTTCAACCCAAGGCGGCTTGA
- a CDS encoding DUF6364 family protein → MQTKLTLRLDKTLIRKAKIWAKKRDISLSQAVAEFFSQVAEEEKGKTPELSPWTRRLSGAASGKGKPPTDEEIRRERLEALEAKHR, encoded by the coding sequence TTGCAGACGAAATTGACGCTTCGTTTAGACAAAACACTCATCAGAAAAGCAAAAATCTGGGCGAAGAAGCGGGATATTTCGTTGTCGCAAGCGGTGGCCGAATTCTTCTCTCAGGTTGCGGAGGAAGAAAAGGGGAAAACCCCCGAACTGAGTCCCTGGACCCGCCGGCTCTCGGGAGCGGCTTCCGGAAAGGGGAAGCCTCCTACAGACGAGGAAATCCGGCGGGAGCGGCTGGAGGCGCTTGAGGCCAAACACCGATGA
- a CDS encoding DUF4091 domain-containing protein, protein METKKRFSPIRIVFHLFIVLFAMSAAANAMTVWTDHATVKIRPNTPPKTDQLSATVKGARNEFESFQLVVTAGSGPLSGVDVTVSDLADGRGNTIPTDRVMIYKAAYINVKTASTLQGGTGEWPDALIPKKDEYVGEVRNAFPFNVAAGRNQPVWIEIYIPPTAAAGVYSGSATVTATGQTPLVVPIELTVWDFALPSVSTLKSAYSIDHRLLAPGHGLSGGASVALSQMYAKANLLHRISDNYLLSPEAMGGMSGGKINWAPFDTAFGPFLDGTVSLPGGKLPGAKQTTIQTRDFNHREDVPFLREYAQHFKSKGWFDRLFQYTFDEPKKAADWAAIRRRADALHQADPDLRSSVTTSVQSAAEGGVADVIDLFIPTIRFMDNKPNGREPGSEVPGGAATVGNQRNKYGPEVWWYQACGSHGCGIMGGERFDREGYHMDWPSFMIDLPAMFSRIMQWMSYKYNIQGELYYDMIYAFGEGDAWANQFFFGGNGDGTLYYPGRPSKIGGKTHIPVESIRLKLLREGMEDYEYLHLLKSMGEGSFADEQVASMVTNTYTWNREPLDLYEAREKMAARIARTTPGAGAFSDNVGPNATTAIKDDSSGGGGGGGGCSLNRTAGPTDFRQAIPFLLIFSSPFWGSLWRRIGKKRA, encoded by the coding sequence ATGGAAACAAAGAAGCGCTTTTCGCCCATCCGCATTGTATTTCACCTTTTTATTGTTCTATTCGCGATGTCCGCTGCGGCCAACGCCATGACCGTCTGGACCGATCATGCGACCGTGAAGATCCGTCCCAATACCCCCCCAAAAACCGATCAGCTCTCCGCAACCGTGAAGGGGGCGCGAAATGAATTCGAATCGTTCCAACTGGTGGTGACGGCGGGCAGCGGCCCTCTTTCGGGTGTCGATGTAACCGTGAGCGATCTGGCCGACGGCCGCGGCAACACGATCCCGACCGATCGCGTCATGATCTACAAAGCGGCTTACATCAATGTAAAGACCGCCTCGACCCTCCAGGGGGGAACGGGAGAGTGGCCCGATGCGCTGATTCCGAAAAAAGATGAATACGTCGGCGAGGTGCGCAACGCCTTCCCATTCAACGTGGCCGCCGGAAGGAACCAGCCGGTCTGGATCGAAATTTATATTCCCCCCACGGCCGCCGCCGGCGTCTACAGCGGCTCCGCCACCGTCACGGCGACCGGACAGACCCCCCTGGTTGTCCCGATCGAGCTGACCGTCTGGGATTTCGCCCTGCCGTCGGTCTCCACGCTGAAGTCGGCCTACTCGATCGACCACCGCCTCCTCGCGCCCGGCCACGGCCTCTCCGGCGGCGCCTCGGTGGCGCTCAGCCAGATGTATGCCAAAGCCAATCTCCTCCACCGGATTTCGGACAACTATCTCCTCTCGCCCGAAGCGATGGGGGGAATGAGCGGGGGGAAGATCAATTGGGCGCCGTTCGATACCGCGTTCGGTCCTTTCCTGGACGGGACCGTCTCCCTCCCCGGCGGAAAACTTCCCGGCGCCAAGCAGACGACCATCCAGACGCGCGACTTTAATCATAGGGAAGATGTCCCCTTTCTGCGGGAATACGCGCAGCACTTCAAATCGAAAGGATGGTTCGACCGGCTCTTCCAGTACACCTTTGACGAGCCGAAGAAAGCGGCCGACTGGGCCGCCATCCGGCGGCGGGCCGACGCGCTCCACCAGGCCGATCCGGATCTGCGATCCTCCGTAACCACCAGCGTCCAGAGCGCCGCCGAAGGGGGGGTCGCCGATGTGATCGATCTCTTTATCCCGACGATCCGGTTCATGGACAACAAGCCGAACGGGCGGGAGCCGGGGAGCGAAGTCCCCGGCGGCGCGGCCACCGTCGGGAACCAGAGAAACAAGTACGGCCCGGAGGTCTGGTGGTATCAGGCCTGCGGCAGCCACGGCTGCGGGATTATGGGGGGAGAGCGGTTCGACCGGGAAGGATATCATATGGACTGGCCGAGCTTCATGATCGATCTGCCGGCGATGTTCAGCCGGATCATGCAGTGGATGAGCTACAAATACAACATCCAGGGGGAGCTTTATTATGACATGATCTACGCTTTCGGCGAAGGAGACGCCTGGGCCAACCAATTCTTCTTCGGCGGAAACGGCGACGGCACCCTCTATTATCCCGGACGGCCGAGCAAGATCGGCGGCAAAACCCATATCCCGGTCGAGTCGATCCGCCTGAAGTTGCTCCGGGAGGGGATGGAGGATTACGAATACCTGCATCTTCTCAAAAGCATGGGCGAAGGCTCCTTTGCCGACGAACAGGTGGCGAGCATGGTCACCAACACCTATACCTGGAACCGGGAGCCGCTCGATCTCTATGAAGCCCGCGAAAAAATGGCCGCGCGGATCGCCCGCACCACCCCCGGCGCCGGAGCGTTTTCGGACAATGTCGGCCCGAATGCGACCACGGCAATCAAGGACGATTCCTCCGGCGGGGGGGGTGGCGGAGGGGGATGCAGCCTGAACCGGACCGCCGGGCCGACCGATTTCCGCCAGGCGATTCCGTTCCTCTTGATCTTCTCCTCCCCCTTCTGGGGCTCCCTCTGGAGAAGAATCGGGAAAAAGAGGGCATGA
- a CDS encoding EAL domain-containing protein, producing the protein MPSPLRVLFIEDSEEDKLLLIRELERGGYQVNSERVDTESAMRAALRKQSWDLVITDYNMPDFSAPVVLAVLRESGIDLPCIIVTGSQGEETAVATMKAGAHDFILKGNLSRLVPAVARELKEAELRQEQKRTERAIQHLAYYDTLTDLPNRTLLQDRLQQAILAARRDKRTLALLVMDLDRFKEINNILGHHYGDLVLQQVGPRLREVLRESDTVARLGGDEFAVLLLSIGLDGAILAAEKILRHFLTPFVVDCLSLEVGTSIGISLFPEHGDDANTLLRRADMAMYEAKQQSTGYAVYSPQHERHNSSHLILMGDLRHAIDRNELFLQYQPKVDLRSRSIIGVEALVRWQHPSRGTVPPDQFIPLSEQGGLIKPLTLWVLKAALSQCHAWHQAGLKLSVAVNLSARNLQDPQLPDQVARLLHAYDLGPGWLHLEITESVIMADPTRAMEILNQLSKMEVHLSIDDFGTGYSSLGYLKKLPVDEIKIDKSFVKEMAVEKDDAMIVRSTIDLAHNLGLKVVAEGIETQEIYDRLVAWGCDAAQGYYISRPVSPADLLGWLADSPWANKKSASEDESRIT; encoded by the coding sequence ATGCCAAGCCCCCTGCGGGTCTTGTTCATCGAAGACTCGGAAGAAGACAAATTGCTCCTGATCCGCGAGCTGGAACGCGGCGGCTATCAGGTAAACTCCGAGCGGGTCGACACGGAGTCCGCCATGCGGGCCGCGCTTCGAAAACAGAGCTGGGATCTTGTCATCACCGATTACAATATGCCTGATTTCAGCGCGCCGGTCGTTCTGGCCGTTTTGAGAGAGAGCGGAATCGATCTTCCTTGCATTATCGTGACCGGCTCCCAGGGGGAAGAGACCGCCGTGGCGACGATGAAGGCGGGCGCCCATGACTTTATCCTGAAGGGAAATTTATCGCGGCTGGTTCCGGCGGTGGCGCGGGAGCTGAAAGAGGCGGAGCTGCGGCAGGAACAGAAACGGACCGAGCGGGCCATCCAGCATCTCGCCTACTACGATACGTTGACCGACCTGCCCAACCGGACCCTCCTTCAGGATCGCCTCCAGCAGGCGATCCTCGCGGCGCGGCGCGACAAAAGAACGCTCGCCCTTCTCGTCATGGATCTCGACCGGTTTAAAGAGATCAATAACATCCTGGGCCATCACTACGGCGACCTGGTGCTGCAGCAGGTGGGGCCCCGCCTGCGGGAGGTCCTTCGTGAATCGGATACGGTCGCCCGGCTGGGAGGAGATGAATTTGCCGTTCTTTTGCTCTCGATCGGTCTCGACGGGGCGATCCTGGCCGCGGAAAAGATTTTGAGACATTTTTTAACCCCGTTCGTTGTTGACTGCCTGTCGCTCGAGGTGGGGACGAGCATCGGAATTTCCCTCTTCCCGGAGCATGGAGACGATGCCAATACGCTCCTGCGCCGGGCCGACATGGCGATGTACGAAGCGAAGCAGCAGAGCACGGGATATGCCGTCTACTCCCCGCAGCACGAGCGGCACAATTCAAGCCATCTGATCTTGATGGGGGACCTGCGCCATGCCATCGATCGAAACGAGCTTTTTCTGCAATACCAGCCGAAGGTTGATCTTCGGAGCCGGTCGATCATCGGGGTGGAGGCGTTGGTCCGATGGCAACATCCCTCCCGCGGAACCGTCCCTCCCGATCAATTTATCCCCCTTTCGGAGCAGGGGGGGCTGATCAAACCGCTGACCCTCTGGGTCCTCAAGGCGGCGCTCTCGCAGTGCCATGCCTGGCACCAAGCCGGATTGAAGTTATCGGTAGCGGTCAACCTTTCCGCCCGGAATCTGCAAGACCCCCAGCTCCCCGATCAGGTCGCGCGCCTGCTCCATGCCTACGACCTCGGACCGGGATGGCTCCATCTTGAGATCACCGAAAGCGTCATCATGGCCGATCCGACCCGCGCGATGGAAATTTTGAATCAACTGAGCAAGATGGAGGTCCATCTTTCCATCGACGACTTCGGCACCGGCTACTCGTCCTTGGGGTACCTCAAGAAACTTCCGGTCGATGAGATCAAGATCGATAAATCGTTCGTGAAAGAGATGGCGGTCGAAAAAGACGATGCGATGATCGTCCGATCGACGATCGATCTCGCCCACAATCTCGGTCTGAAGGTCGTCGCAGAGGGAATTGAGACGCAGGAAATTTACGACCGGCTGGTCGCCTGGGGGTGCGATGCGGCGCAGGGTTACTACATCAGCCGGCCGGTCTCGCCGGCCGATCTCCTCGGCTGGCTCGCCGACTCCCCCTGGGCAAACAAGAAGAGCGCTTCAGAAGATGAATCGCGGATCACTTAA